The genomic window ATATGATAGGTTTAACTATTTCAGTACATAATGGTCGTCAACATATACCAGTTTTTGTATCTGATGATATGATTGGTCATAAATTAGGTGAATTTTCACCAACTCGTACTTATCGAGGTCATACAGCTGATAAAAAAGTTAAAAAACGTTAAGTTATTAAGGGGAAAGTAATGGAAACTATCGCTAAACATAGACGTGCTCGTTCTTCAGCTCAAAAAGTACGTCTTGTTGTAGATATGATTCGTGGTAAAAAAGTATCACAAGCTCTTGAAACTTTGACTTATACTAATAAAAAAGCTGCTACTTTAGTTAAAAAAGTATTAGAATCTGCTATTGCAAATGCAGAACATAATGATGGTGCTGATATTGATGATCTTACAATTATTAAAATTTTTGTTGATGAAGGTCCAAGTATGAAGCGTATTATGCCACGTGCAAAAGGTCGTGCAGATCGTATCTTAAAACGCACTAGTCATATTACTGTGATTGTGTCCGATCGATGAGATAACGGAGACTAGTAATGGGTCAAAAAGTACATCCTAATGGTATTCGTTTAGGTATTATTAAATCATGGAGTTCTACATGGTATGCAAATACTAAAGAATTTGCTGATAATTTAAATAGTGATTTTGAAGTTCGTAGATTTTTAGATAAAGAATTAGAAAAAGCTTCAGTTTCACGTATTGTTATTGAACGTCCTTCAAAAAGTATTCGTGTAACTATTTACACTTCTCGTCCAGGAATTGTTATTGGTAAAAAAGGTGAAGAAGTTG from Serratia symbiotica includes these protein-coding regions:
- the rpsS gene encoding 30S ribosomal protein S19; the encoded protein is MPRSLKKGPFIDLHLLKKVEKAVESGNKKPLKTWSRRSTIFPNMIGLTISVHNGRQHIPVFVSDDMIGHKLGEFSPTRTYRGHTADKKVKKR
- the rplV gene encoding 50S ribosomal protein L22 — protein: METIAKHRRARSSAQKVRLVVDMIRGKKVSQALETLTYTNKKAATLVKKVLESAIANAEHNDGADIDDLTIIKIFVDEGPSMKRIMPRAKGRADRILKRTSHITVIVSDR